From a region of the Mycoplasma miroungigenitalium genome:
- the ylqF gene encoding ribosome biogenesis GTPase YlqF — protein MRISDEHKNLINWYPGHMAKAMKEIKINSTLADVFIIVLDARCPISSYNEDFDKIASHKPRLFVITKSDLMDQNKKQKIEARFWGSQILWLDLRKQKSRGIILKNIQKIMSEKIKRDKEKGLLVSKIKAFVLGVPNAGKSTLINLISQKKSLKVANYPGVTRDKQWVAVDNFFFMDTPGILLPKQDDQKSATKLAMIGSIETKIFPIMFLAYSFLSIIAEYYPDKFLTEFNINLTEFENLGEVEKHNIFSQIANNRSYKINGKIDLNRAYKYFINWVRELKNVTYD, from the coding sequence ATGAGAATTTCAGACGAACACAAAAATTTAATTAATTGATACCCCGGTCACATGGCCAAAGCCATGAAAGAAATAAAAATTAATTCGACTTTGGCTGATGTATTTATCATAGTTTTAGACGCGCGCTGTCCTATCAGTAGTTATAATGAAGATTTTGACAAAATTGCCTCACATAAACCTCGCTTGTTTGTTATCACCAAAAGCGACTTAATGGATCAAAATAAAAAACAAAAAATTGAAGCTAGATTTTGAGGTTCTCAAATTCTCTGGTTAGATTTGAGAAAACAAAAAAGTCGTGGAATAATCCTTAAAAATATTCAAAAAATCATGTCAGAAAAAATTAAAAGAGACAAGGAAAAAGGTTTACTTGTCTCGAAAATAAAGGCATTTGTTTTGGGCGTTCCCAACGCTGGCAAAAGCACATTAATAAATCTGATTAGTCAAAAAAAATCTCTTAAAGTTGCTAACTATCCTGGAGTTACGAGAGATAAACAATGGGTTGCAGTTGATAATTTCTTTTTTATGGATACTCCCGGTATATTATTACCAAAACAAGATGATCAAAAGTCGGCCACTAAATTAGCAATGATTGGTTCTATAGAAACAAAAATATTTCCAATTATGTTTTTAGCTTACTCGTTTTTATCGATAATTGCAGAGTATTACCCTGATAAATTTTTGACTGAATTCAATATAAATCTAACTGAATTTGAAAATCTAGGAGAAGTGGAAAAACACAACATATTTTCACAAATTGCAAATAATCGTAGTTACAAAATTAATGGAAAGATTGACCTTAATAGAGCTTATAAATATTTCATTAATTGAGTTCGCGAACTTAAAAACGTGACATACGATTAA
- a CDS encoding TrmH family RNA methyltransferase, which translates to MKLISSVANQLIKDIKKILKGDKNLFIIEGKNFIQEALKNEGTVIQILELENQNNFDNSTKITINVLNSITQTKHPEGCVAICKKPDLKKIGSNIVFCDNVQDPGNVGTIIRTAIAFGYDTIFTNINPYNPKILRSTQGAIFKINIIQYSEAENELINLSKTHKIFMSSLNDDSVDFNTVKYPSQNKVVVLGNEGHGITNNLYKYANKKIYIPIKFESLNVAVAAGIILNRTNGGLNE; encoded by the coding sequence ATGAAACTAATCAGTAGTGTTGCTAATCAATTAATTAAAGATATTAAAAAAATATTAAAAGGTGACAAGAATTTATTTATCATTGAAGGAAAAAATTTCATTCAAGAAGCCTTAAAAAATGAAGGAACCGTTATTCAGATATTAGAGTTAGAAAATCAAAACAATTTTGATAACTCAACAAAAATAACAATAAACGTTCTTAACTCTATTACACAAACTAAACATCCCGAGGGGTGTGTGGCTATTTGCAAAAAACCGGACCTTAAAAAAATTGGGAGCAATATAGTTTTTTGTGATAATGTGCAAGATCCTGGAAATGTTGGAACCATAATCAGAACAGCAATAGCGTTTGGTTATGATACAATTTTCACAAATATCAATCCATATAATCCTAAAATTTTAAGATCTACTCAGGGTGCTATTTTCAAGATAAATATCATACAATACAGCGAAGCTGAAAACGAATTAATAAATTTATCTAAAACTCATAAAATCTTTATGTCTTCATTAAATGATGATTCTGTTGATTTTAATACAGTTAAATACCCTTCTCAAAACAAAGTGGTTGTCTTAGGAAATGAAGGACATGGAATAACAAATAATTTGTACAAATACGCAAACAAAAAAATATATATTCCTATTAAGTTTGAAAGTTTAAACGTTGCTGTTGCAGCGGGTATAATATTAAATAGGACAAATGGAGGTTTAAATGAATAA
- a CDS encoding ABC transporter permease, translating into MWRLFKEVFKSLSKNKVVVIGLSILVFLTSAIFTLLSSVRNVIVGGFDNYKNVSKLHDVSVDLNLPTQGSAFNQGYFVNGESGETLATKGLKQYQPIVYYVDHGPYLQYEKIADEYLNDISYELNLNSEKDYLPFSVLGIDNTNSLYNYFFAKEDLSKLYSIYKAEKNSNIPHTVEFNLDDPNNAKFTIKDPSRNIRIYKKDGDKYSQLTISHIVKLSDTIKFDKELKLGELLSLKNIDNKLYATQISNIYVNSVTKEATIDYGKGIDWIDDNVGFRIKPNQIAKALNFTPSIVDGEVSSIIFEQKLSNFDYSQILINGATNKLDESLSLKTQIQLSAFIDNELTTNQLQLQPWPANIELKISGGWINKNETSTVFLRNHYYTSYVEHENGKSKWQGAFKTYIDSLGNPRKDKRNSEWDSLETFSYWKKQKRSKITGYKLDDNTHKWVLDEDKTLIRNFELPLSSSFNYTDLNTVKLWTNDSRISPLNQPYAIPIANSKTINDIEKRNLFGEAQREFNELDDKHKLDILNNENQINEKYTIINSKAYEATKKLIVDSIKEKVGAKNIGLRQTITVNGINDETGEQNVFHFINTGDQNYEITGIKLNVGGLFDESANKTALSNLGINSSTIYNSTQLNPYVSSMLIQSIFKNLYPDPNYIEPIYQFALVKDYNINTGVDRIYDNAKIVMLADYKNDNKDYSKQSTNYGILSIANKYKLVERTNNSGYFEVKYTNNMPTDGMDVGLLSKFLDKHKLTIATNFIRAEGDGWVKNDKEFENVYYIPIYYLAPKSQLMYDVLSNGKIDILAQTIEKYLLNSDLVKKQFLMSEQIIEIAKILKKVLNQHNFAAIFANGKMNQGIMAELGFDFIYELSHHEDGDLLKSLLFGVLQQVVKDIQSRGNIFEQRKYLISQVNNLFANIKTLTNFDLSQYITAEALVNSSKDPIKVAESFIKIVNSIDLKKMSELSREWFKTKNNQVIKGSDNIYYTTKLSSGTIIKWVFSSINQKYLKEGLTDLIDNLDLTKALNLDNPNSLLFVLLSNLAPDLVVPLKPIINKMDSRQGNEAFDNVKVGLINIIKGVDFNILNQELLKSIKTKFVKYTEDVFNLETGKNETKQYNVVLDAISPKDGIMSFLKSMFSLQGSNRTFKDNLIKMFNLSAKTKTIKILDKTIFLPDADDDKISFFDFLGIFTSLLQGKENVIFRNYTFEVQLYSLKEVLSEAHPDEKVNLSDFNIKEIQFVNKFNVFDKNYTNKDALDKVNKLILFINQTKGGTNIFTPVNSKTGADLLFDLLKFQDGNTTWQLVKSAIDSSATTQIDNEYALGAQTFDVFTPYLQMFKNNDANFEEANKFVKDFLNFSINPELLKFSQAKSTDDNIPFEENLNWYITEYLQNPESIDLFNQNSSGEFINENVRDLVNHNPQYKKWIANNKQLLIRELGFIGASKKFSSNDNEQKNGIYHYTISKFVENYLSKHEFFDYKDTIIALATAIGPNVPVQVFGISKALVNPVLRAVFPEISITYLAAQKIQPGLINGNLQYLVLNKINNLELLVENNSDAYNDLSNLFDATFVDNDTSLVPINLDKNKNLVMDGPRINDLKVKSQSTPSLFGLNIVQMIPEIISDIVEPKAIKEIVFNSSSSFVAKANFAYLSKNNKEIFDGDIPSDPLEINKFINNLDKKYILDVNGIKFVIVGQETTVDYMYPIVDENNLQVNTKNQALVYVNKWGFSRIKLAYAGNVIKQALLVKNNGQVSNEELKSDITEVVNKSISDSNKLQRVFYTNEIDPINPERALRLNTVESVIKLISISTLAIMSALMVVVGVSIIFIIKRYISNKNKVLGILVAQGYTATQIGLSLTVFALVTSIIGGVLGYVVGNRLQLLLLNVFSSYWTLPKETVKFDWITMIITVFVPFIGMSLLIYIVSLISLRFKPNELITGVINLPKTKVIQQYYKATKKANVKGRFSFVLALGNFWKLIAFSVSVMLTSSATLFGIASNNVFTKTIDNTYQNRNYKFKIDMETPTIEGGPYKLYNANDLYKNIYTPIGESIESQREIHDYFRPGYSSVINKNGKNGIPSINDSQYDSHILTQFSAAIKVDAGVSADPWLVAYNSMPDSQKAKIDKLRDRVGITLEKTQAQSGLKWVIDKKTQNVSLVNKNDEKVSFFKYYHSPYDKQGNFTYAEWDGKEYQMKTITTEPGLRSSYRNFLVNGYKVIEQRIKLESQNPDLIIQPPKNFEENYSKYDYWLNDAGPIYGPTVNDYFISFGGVYFNPDHDEVYTYIKSNYDGRDIKIYGYQNNSKYVKLVNDKGVNLYEILYKFNEENVYPLIINEVVARQNNLRVGSQIKLDIQNSVSRFKEKILSKIENKTISNQSATFKVVAINPTYINSEFITRYDVANKLIGFDDLKLPDNFVKFNGVLTNNDTPLQVTNSTGLYSVSGYWSGIDSFDVSTMAPETMKAMFDQIFHPENGVLAKTLTPDQIMKFLDPAKDKFDQSIYNNIREQPKEAINNFAQTYNNKIYVALSSAIDSKDIEAGFTSQIGNTIQTLTVVIISLSFIISLVILIIMSTIMISENQKNIAIWSILGYDQKEKIKMYFSVYVPFILFAILLSIPIVMFVMYTFNLFLLSVSSIALTLTLNPIHVLITTALIFIIFIVTSLITWITVNKMKPVDLLKGK; encoded by the coding sequence ATGTGAAGACTGTTTAAAGAAGTGTTTAAATCGCTAAGCAAGAACAAAGTTGTTGTTATCGGTTTAAGTATTTTGGTGTTTTTAACTTCTGCTATATTTACATTGCTTTCAAGTGTGCGGAATGTTATAGTTGGTGGTTTTGACAACTATAAAAATGTTTCAAAATTGCATGATGTATCTGTGGATTTAAACCTTCCTACCCAAGGGAGTGCATTTAATCAAGGATATTTTGTTAACGGTGAAAGTGGCGAAACACTGGCCACAAAAGGGTTAAAACAATATCAACCGATTGTATACTATGTGGATCATGGTCCTTATTTACAATATGAAAAAATTGCTGATGAATATTTAAATGATATCAGCTACGAATTAAATTTAAATTCCGAAAAAGATTATTTGCCTTTTTCTGTTTTAGGTATAGATAATACAAATTCTCTTTACAATTACTTTTTCGCAAAAGAGGATTTATCTAAACTTTATTCTATTTATAAAGCTGAAAAAAACTCAAATATACCCCACACCGTTGAATTCAATTTAGATGATCCCAATAATGCAAAATTTACAATTAAAGACCCATCAAGAAATATACGAATTTATAAAAAAGATGGCGATAAATACTCTCAATTAACAATTAGTCACATTGTTAAACTTTCAGATACTATAAAATTTGATAAAGAGTTAAAACTCGGAGAATTATTATCACTAAAGAATATAGATAATAAATTATATGCTACTCAAATTTCTAATATTTATGTTAATAGTGTTACAAAAGAGGCGACCATAGATTATGGTAAGGGAATTGACTGGATTGATGATAATGTTGGTTTCAGAATTAAACCAAATCAAATTGCAAAAGCTCTTAACTTTACCCCTTCAATAGTTGATGGCGAAGTTAGTTCCATAATTTTTGAGCAGAAATTATCTAATTTTGACTATTCGCAAATTTTAATAAATGGTGCAACCAATAAACTTGATGAATCGTTATCATTAAAAACACAAATTCAATTAAGTGCTTTCATAGATAATGAATTGACAACAAATCAGCTACAATTGCAACCCTGACCTGCAAATATTGAATTAAAAATTTCTGGTGGCTGAATAAACAAAAATGAAACTAGTACAGTGTTTTTAAGAAATCACTATTACACGTCGTATGTCGAACACGAAAATGGAAAATCTAAGTGACAAGGAGCATTCAAAACCTATATTGATTCGCTAGGAAATCCGAGAAAAGACAAAAGAAATAGTGAATGAGATTCGTTAGAAACATTCTCATATTGAAAGAAACAAAAACGAAGTAAAATTACTGGCTATAAATTGGACGATAATACACATAAATGAGTATTGGACGAAGATAAAACTTTAATTAGAAACTTTGAGTTACCGCTTAGTTCTAGTTTTAATTATACAGATTTAAACACTGTAAAACTTTGAACAAATGATTCAAGAATTTCTCCTCTGAATCAACCATATGCAATACCGATAGCTAATTCGAAAACGATTAACGATATTGAAAAAAGAAATTTATTCGGTGAAGCACAAAGAGAGTTTAATGAACTTGATGATAAACATAAATTAGATATTTTAAATAACGAAAATCAAATAAATGAAAAATATACAATCATTAATTCAAAAGCTTATGAAGCAACTAAAAAATTAATTGTGGACAGTATCAAAGAAAAAGTAGGTGCTAAAAACATTGGTTTGAGACAAACTATTACTGTTAATGGTATAAATGATGAAACAGGCGAACAAAACGTTTTTCACTTTATTAACACAGGTGATCAAAATTATGAAATTACAGGAATTAAATTAAATGTTGGTGGTTTGTTTGATGAATCAGCAAACAAAACAGCCTTAAGTAATTTAGGTATTAATTCATCAACCATATACAACTCAACGCAGCTAAATCCATATGTTTCTTCAATGTTGATTCAATCAATATTTAAAAATCTATATCCGGATCCGAATTATATCGAACCTATTTATCAATTTGCGTTGGTTAAAGATTACAATATCAATACTGGTGTTGATAGAATCTACGATAATGCAAAAATTGTTATGTTAGCGGATTATAAAAACGACAATAAAGATTATTCTAAACAAAGTACCAATTACGGTATCTTGTCAATTGCTAACAAATATAAATTAGTTGAAAGAACTAACAATAGTGGATATTTTGAGGTGAAATATACAAACAATATGCCAACCGATGGCATGGATGTTGGTTTATTAAGCAAATTCCTTGATAAGCATAAACTAACAATAGCTACTAATTTCATACGCGCCGAAGGCGATGGATGAGTTAAAAACGACAAGGAATTTGAAAACGTTTATTATATTCCTATTTATTATTTAGCGCCTAAATCACAATTAATGTATGATGTTTTATCAAATGGAAAAATTGATATTCTTGCTCAAACCATTGAAAAATATCTATTAAATTCTGACTTAGTCAAAAAACAATTTTTAATGAGTGAACAAATAATTGAAATAGCTAAAATTCTTAAAAAAGTATTAAATCAGCATAATTTTGCAGCGATTTTTGCCAACGGCAAAATGAATCAAGGAATTATGGCCGAATTAGGGTTCGATTTTATTTATGAATTAAGTCATCATGAAGACGGTGATTTATTAAAATCTTTATTATTTGGTGTATTACAGCAAGTGGTTAAAGATATTCAAAGTCGTGGAAATATTTTTGAACAAAGAAAATATTTAATTAGCCAAGTAAATAATTTATTTGCAAATATTAAGACATTAACCAATTTCGATTTGAGTCAGTATATAACTGCCGAAGCTTTAGTTAATTCTTCTAAAGACCCAATTAAAGTTGCTGAATCATTTATTAAAATTGTAAATTCTATTGATTTGAAAAAAATGAGTGAGTTATCTCGTGAATGATTCAAAACAAAAAATAATCAAGTTATTAAAGGCTCTGATAATATCTATTACACAACTAAGTTATCATCTGGAACAATAATAAAATGAGTCTTCTCATCAATTAATCAAAAATATTTAAAAGAAGGCTTAACAGACTTAATTGATAATTTAGATTTAACTAAAGCCCTTAATCTTGATAATCCGAACTCCTTGTTATTCGTTTTATTATCAAACTTAGCACCTGATTTAGTAGTTCCTCTAAAACCTATAATCAATAAAATGGACTCTCGTCAAGGTAATGAGGCGTTTGATAATGTTAAGGTAGGTTTAATTAATATTATTAAAGGCGTTGATTTCAACATTTTGAATCAAGAGTTATTAAAATCAATCAAAACAAAATTCGTTAAATATACCGAAGATGTTTTTAATTTAGAAACAGGCAAAAACGAAACCAAACAATATAATGTTGTTCTTGACGCAATTTCCCCAAAAGATGGAATAATGTCTTTCCTTAAATCTATGTTTTCATTGCAGGGCTCGAATAGAACATTTAAAGACAACTTAATAAAAATGTTCAATCTATCTGCGAAAACTAAAACAATCAAAATTTTAGATAAAACAATATTCTTGCCAGATGCTGACGATGATAAAATTAGTTTCTTTGATTTCTTAGGTATTTTTACTTCATTATTGCAAGGTAAAGAAAATGTAATATTCAGAAATTATACTTTTGAAGTTCAACTTTATTCACTTAAAGAAGTTTTAAGCGAAGCACATCCTGATGAAAAAGTTAATTTAAGTGATTTCAACATCAAAGAAATTCAATTTGTAAATAAATTTAATGTTTTTGACAAAAACTATACAAATAAAGACGCTTTAGATAAAGTGAATAAACTAATTTTATTTATCAATCAAACTAAAGGTGGCACAAATATTTTTACTCCAGTAAATTCCAAGACAGGAGCCGATTTATTGTTTGACCTTTTAAAATTCCAAGATGGGAACACAACCTGACAATTAGTTAAATCGGCTATCGATTCTAGCGCAACCACACAAATTGACAACGAATATGCATTAGGAGCACAAACTTTTGATGTTTTTACACCTTATTTACAAATGTTTAAAAATAACGATGCTAATTTTGAAGAAGCAAACAAATTTGTTAAAGACTTCTTAAATTTCAGTATTAATCCTGAACTGTTGAAATTTTCACAAGCTAAATCAACTGATGACAATATTCCTTTTGAAGAAAATCTTAATTGATATATAACCGAATATTTACAAAACCCAGAATCTATTGATTTATTCAATCAAAATTCAAGTGGCGAATTTATTAATGAGAATGTTCGTGACTTGGTTAATCATAATCCTCAATATAAAAAATGGATTGCGAATAATAAACAATTGTTAATAAGAGAGTTAGGATTCATAGGTGCAAGCAAAAAATTCAGTTCCAATGATAATGAACAAAAAAATGGTATTTATCACTACACGATTTCTAAATTTGTTGAAAATTATTTATCAAAACATGAATTTTTTGATTACAAGGATACAATAATAGCATTAGCGACAGCCATAGGTCCAAACGTACCAGTTCAAGTGTTTGGTATATCTAAAGCTCTAGTTAATCCTGTTTTAAGAGCAGTTTTCCCTGAAATCTCCATTACTTATCTAGCAGCACAAAAAATACAGCCGGGCTTAATTAATGGAAACTTGCAATATTTGGTTCTTAATAAAATTAATAATTTAGAGTTATTGGTGGAAAACAATAGTGATGCGTATAATGATTTATCAAATCTATTTGATGCAACATTTGTTGATAATGACACATCGCTTGTACCGATTAATTTGGATAAAAATAAAAATCTAGTAATGGATGGACCGAGAATTAATGATTTAAAAGTTAAGTCGCAATCAACCCCTTCGTTATTTGGCTTAAACATTGTCCAAATGATTCCAGAAATCATCTCTGATATTGTAGAACCTAAAGCTATTAAAGAAATAGTATTCAACTCTTCATCCAGTTTTGTTGCTAAAGCAAACTTTGCTTATCTATCTAAAAATAATAAAGAGATTTTTGATGGTGATATACCTTCAGATCCGTTAGAAATAAATAAATTTATAAACAATTTAGACAAAAAATATATTTTAGATGTGAACGGTATTAAATTCGTCATTGTAGGTCAAGAAACAACTGTGGACTATATGTACCCAATCGTTGATGAAAATAACTTACAAGTTAATACTAAAAACCAAGCGTTAGTTTATGTTAACAAATGAGGATTTTCAAGAATTAAATTAGCTTATGCTGGAAATGTTATTAAGCAGGCATTGTTAGTTAAAAACAATGGACAGGTGTCGAACGAAGAACTTAAATCTGATATCACCGAAGTTGTTAACAAGTCAATTAGTGACTCAAATAAATTGCAAAGAGTATTCTACACAAATGAAATTGATCCAATTAACCCTGAACGTGCATTAAGATTAAATACTGTTGAGTCAGTAATTAAATTAATTTCAATTTCAACATTAGCAATCATGTCGGCATTAATGGTCGTGGTTGGTGTATCAATTATCTTTATTATCAAAAGATATATTTCAAACAAAAATAAAGTGTTGGGTATTTTGGTTGCTCAAGGTTACACCGCCACACAGATTGGTCTATCGCTAACTGTCTTTGCATTGGTAACTTCAATTATTGGTGGAGTGCTAGGATATGTTGTTGGTAATAGGCTTCAGTTATTATTGCTTAATGTCTTTTCAAGTTACTGGACCTTACCTAAAGAAACGGTAAAATTTGACTGAATAACAATGATAATTACAGTCTTTGTTCCATTTATTGGAATGAGTTTATTAATTTATATTGTTTCATTAATCTCGTTGCGTTTTAAACCAAATGAATTAATTACAGGCGTTATTAATTTACCAAAAACAAAAGTTATTCAACAGTACTATAAAGCAACTAAAAAAGCCAATGTAAAAGGTAGATTCTCATTTGTTTTAGCTTTAGGTAATTTTTGAAAATTAATTGCCTTTTCAGTTAGTGTAATGTTGACAAGTTCTGCAACACTATTTGGAATTGCATCAAATAATGTTTTTACCAAAACTATTGATAATACTTATCAAAACAGAAACTATAAATTTAAAATTGATATGGAAACTCCTACAATAGAGGGCGGACCATATAAACTTTATAATGCAAATGATTTATATAAAAATATTTATACACCTATAGGTGAAAGTATTGAATCCCAAAGAGAAATACATGACTACTTTAGACCGGGTTATTCTTCGGTAATCAATAAAAACGGTAAAAACGGTATACCATCTATAAATGATTCTCAATATGATTCACATATATTAACTCAGTTTTCAGCTGCAATAAAAGTTGATGCAGGTGTTTCAGCAGATCCTTGATTAGTTGCATACAATTCTATGCCTGACTCACAAAAGGCTAAAATTGATAAATTGAGAGATAGGGTTGGTATTACTCTTGAAAAAACTCAAGCCCAAAGTGGCTTAAAATGAGTAATTGACAAAAAAACTCAAAATGTTTCATTGGTAAATAAAAATGATGAAAAAGTAAGCTTCTTCAAGTATTATCACTCGCCATATGATAAGCAAGGTAATTTCACATATGCTGAGTGAGATGGCAAAGAATATCAAATGAAAACTATAACAACTGAACCCGGATTGAGAAGTTCTTATAGAAACTTTTTAGTAAATGGATATAAAGTCATTGAACAACGTATTAAACTTGAATCCCAAAATCCTGATTTGATAATTCAACCTCCTAAAAATTTTGAAGAAAATTACAGTAAATATGATTATTGATTAAATGATGCCGGCCCTATTTATGGACCGACAGTAAATGATTATTTTATTAGTTTTGGTGGTGTATATTTCAATCCAGATCACGATGAAGTTTATACTTACATTAAATCAAATTACGATGGGAGAGACATAAAAATTTATGGCTACCAAAATAATTCTAAATACGTAAAATTGGTTAATGATAAAGGTGTTAATCTTTACGAAATTCTCTATAAATTCAATGAAGAAAATGTTTATCCTTTAATAATTAATGAGGTAGTAGCAAGACAAAATAATTTACGTGTTGGCAGCCAAATAAAACTCGATATCCAAAATAGTGTTTCAAGATTTAAAGAAAAAATTCTTTCTAAAATAGAAAATAAAACTATTTCAAATCAAAGCGCAACATTTAAAGTTGTTGCAATTAACCCAACATATATTAATTCTGAATTCATAACTAGATATGATGTTGCAAACAAATTAATAGGCTTCGATGATCTAAAACTACCAGATAATTTTGTTAAATTCAATGGAGTGTTAACGAATAATGATACCCCGCTTCAAGTAACTAATTCGACTGGTCTTTATTCAGTCAGTGGTTACTGATCGGGTATTGATAGTTTCGATGTGTCTACAATGGCGCCTGAAACAATGAAAGCAATGTTTGATCAAATATTTCATCCAGAAAACGGAGTTTTAGCTAAAACTCTAACACCTGATCAAATTATGAAATTCTTAGACCCTGCAAAGGATAAATTTGACCAAAGTATCTATAATAATATTCGTGAACAACCAAAAGAAGCTATCAATAATTTTGCTCAAACTTATAATAATAAAATATATGTTGCGCTATCTAGCGCTATCGATTCCAAAGATATTGAAGCCGGTTTTACCAGTCAAATTGGAAACACTATACAAACTTTAACTGTTGTTATAATTTCATTGAGTTTCATTATTTCGTTAGTAATCCTAATAATAATGTCAACAATAATGATTAGCGAAAACCAAAAAAATATCGCTATTTGATCAATATTGGGTTATGATCAAAAAGAAAAAATTAAGATGTATTTTTCAGTATATGTTCCGTTTATTCTTTTTGCTATATTGTTATCAATACCAATAGTAATGTTTGTTATGTATACATTTAACTTGTTCTTGCTATCGGTTTCATCTATAGCATTAACACTAACACTAAACCCAATACATGTTTTAATCACAACGGCACTAATATTTATAATATTCATTGTAACTTCTCTGATTACATGAATAACTGTTAATAAAATGAAACCTGTCGATTTATTGAAAGGAAAATAA
- a CDS encoding MAG0865 family DivIVA-related protein yields MNKDKILDKFSKAKRELNGYSVDQINSIISDFVYLIDQLETEIKTLNDALSKQTNKIQELETKLEKTEFETKLMKLEK; encoded by the coding sequence ATGAATAAAGATAAAATATTAGATAAATTTTCTAAGGCAAAGCGTGAATTAAATGGATATTCTGTTGACCAAATCAATTCAATAATCAGTGATTTCGTTTATTTAATTGACCAATTAGAAACTGAAATTAAAACCTTAAATGATGCATTATCGAAACAAACCAATAAAATTCAGGAATTAGAAACAAAATTAGAAAAAACTGAGTTCGAAACAAAATTAATGAAGTTGGAAAAATAA
- a CDS encoding ABC transporter ATP-binding protein, whose protein sequence is MAKEKNKKNRSINRIREEEKLLDIQSQTNEFVLDSKITKDNVFEALDSVGDKRNIIVPKKMARFISRISKRKRRKDGGESATNSGDNIIEVKDVSKYYVNGNVITKVLKHVNIEIKKGEIVLILGVSGGGKSTLLNLISGLDRPTRGDVIICNQNLPYISDRLITKFRRKHVSFIFQNYNLLENLNAFDNVMTGAYLQKDESRKLDLSELFKTYGMEEEMTKFPPQMSGGQQQRVSIMRALAKNAEIIFADEPTGALDEQTTRIVLNSLYKMNKDNGTTVVMVSHNPTMSAMAHKVIHIVKGVIKEVEINKNPVHPDEIGLYNE, encoded by the coding sequence ATGGCTAAAGAAAAAAATAAAAAAAATCGTAGTATAAATAGGATTCGCGAAGAAGAAAAATTATTAGATATTCAGTCACAAACTAATGAGTTTGTACTTGACTCCAAAATTACTAAAGATAATGTTTTTGAAGCTCTTGATTCAGTCGGAGATAAGAGAAATATAATTGTCCCTAAAAAAATGGCGAGATTTATTTCTCGTATTAGCAAAAGAAAAAGACGAAAAGACGGCGGCGAAAGCGCGACTAATTCTGGTGACAACATTATTGAAGTAAAAGACGTTTCAAAATATTATGTTAACGGAAATGTAATTACTAAAGTTTTAAAGCATGTAAATATTGAAATTAAAAAAGGTGAAATTGTTTTAATATTAGGCGTTAGTGGTGGTGGAAAATCCACGCTATTAAATCTAATTTCTGGCCTAGATAGACCTACGCGAGGTGATGTGATAATTTGTAATCAAAACCTACCATATATATCAGATAGATTAATTACAAAATTTAGACGTAAACATGTTAGTTTTATTTTCCAAAACTATAATCTGTTGGAAAATTTAAATGCATTTGATAATGTTATGACTGGGGCATATTTACAAAAGGATGAATCTCGTAAACTGGATTTAAGTGAATTATTCAAAACATACGGAATGGAGGAAGAAATGACTAAATTCCCTCCCCAAATGTCAGGCGGTCAACAACAAAGAGTTTCTATTATGAGAGCTTTGGCAAAAAATGCTGAAATAATTTTTGCTGATGAGCCAACCGGAGCCTTAGATGAACAAACCACAAGAATTGTTTTGAATTCATTATATAAAATGAATAAAGACAACGGTACTACGGTAGTTATGGTTAGCCACAACCCAACCATGTCAGCAATGGCACATAAAGTTATTCATATTGTTAAGGGTGTTATAAAGGAAGTGGAAATAAATAAAAATCCAGTTCACCCCGACGAAATTGGTTTATATAACGAATAA